Part of the Suricata suricatta isolate VVHF042 chromosome 8, meerkat_22Aug2017_6uvM2_HiC, whole genome shotgun sequence genome, TGGAGCTGGGGCGGAGCTGGGCTGGACAAGGAAGGGAGGTACTGGTCCACTGGGTTCAGGGGGGCAGCCGGAGCCTGGTAGGGGCCCAGGCCAACCCAGGGGAGGTTTCTCTCACCTTCCAGTCTTTCCTGGTGCTCTCCTGGTTGGGCTGGGGGTCAGGGCTCAAGCCAGCCTTGGGCGAGGTCTCTAAAGTAGGAGGAGTTGACTCCGAACTggctctcctcctgctcctgcaaCCTCCCCCATGTGCCACCCCAGCACAAGCAACCCAGGGGCACAGGCCAGGGGACCCCCACTGCGTGAGCTCTAGTCCGGAGGACACCCCAGGATGCCCAACCAGGACCCCAACTACAGACTCCAAACCCTTCAGGGGCAGACATGTTCCAACTGTTCCAAGACATGGCCTGgatgctccttccttccttccttccttccttccttccttccttccttccttccttccttccctttctttctttcttttttgtcttctgtctttcttttcttccttctgcaaaCCTACTAAGTACTAGGGCCTGTACTGGTCACTGGGAGACAGGGATGAGAGACAGCCCCTAACCTCCAGGGACTCAGAGTCTGCTGGGGAGATCAGATGTGTAAATAGATGAGCACCTAATAGATGTTCAATACATGTTTGgatcaaagtaaatgaaaactgtCCAATAAAGCATTAGTGCTGGAAGCGCTGCGAGGGACTGGTCCACGTGGCCCAAAGGAGGGCAGAGACTCGCTCAAGTCACAGAGTGGTCCAATGGCATACCCGAAACCAGGGCCCAGGACCCCAGACTCAGTCTAAGCTCTTCTAACTGCATCCCAcccctgctttttgtttgtttgtttaagtcgacaattgtgaaatatttcaagtatacaaAGCCGTTTAAAGAACAGTAGCatgctgggctgcctgggtggctcaggtggctcagagcgtgtgactcttgatcttggggtcgtgagtttgagccccatgttgggtgtggagattacttaaaaataaaatcttaaaggagttcctggatggcttagtcagttgagcttccaactcttgatctcagctcagatcatgatctcagggtcctgagttcaagttctacattgggctctgtgctgggtggagcctacttaagcctacttaaaaaaaaaaaaggaaggaaggaaggaagaagaaaaaaaagaaaaccagaagaagaagaagaagagtacTGTGTCCCTTAGGAACCTACCATCCAGCTTTGTCACATTCCCAAGTGACTGTTAGTGCCTCTCTTTCCAGCCTGAATCAGATGCTCTCCCTACTTCCTGGGACATGTTCCTTTTGTGGACTTCACGtaagagcttcttttttttttttttaaatgttttatttatttttgatacagagagagacagagcatgagagggggaggggcagagagagaaggagacacagaaccggaagcaggctccaggttctgagctagctgtcagcacagagcctgacgcggggctcgaacccacgagtgtgagatctgacctgagccgaagtcggatgtttaaccgactgagccacccagatgccccaagagctTCTTTAAACAGAGACTGGGAAGTATTTCCTGACACCAACCGATTCTCTGACGCCCACTGAGTATCCAATAATTCAACTCATTTCTGGCACTATTGATCTGGTGTTAACATCAGATCGCACAAGCTAAGGGGCTCCATTCCGTGATTGCCCCCACTTCAGACACAAATCCCACCACCCCCTCCATGTCTTGCAGAACCAGAAAACCACTCATGTTTACCAGTGTATCCTATAAAGAATTCAGACGAACAGCCGCATGAAGAAATTCATAGGGTCCAGGACTAAAGACTCACAGATACCAATCATGAGAACGACGGGTCTGGAATGGTCTTTAGAGAACCTTCAGtgcccccttctccttctccagttGGACAAACTGAGGTCCAGGTAGTGCAGCAAGCTAATAACACAGCTGGGCcttagggttcctgggtggctcagtcagttaagtgtctgactcttgattttccttcaggtcacgatctcttcatttcatgagttcgagccccacatcaggctctgtgtggccagtgcagagcctgctccagatcctgtttccctttctctctgcccctgccccgcttgcGCCCATGCAcccacgtgcatgctctctctctctcaaaataaataaacagtaaaacacaCAAACAGCTTGGGCCTAggactcaatttcctcatccgTCAAATTATGAGCAGCTGGTATTTATTGAGAATTTGCAACATGCCAAGGGATCAACCTGGTGGGGCAGGTATTTGTattatccccagtttacagatgaggaatttgaGGCTCAGGTAAGGGAAGCAACCTGCCCGAGGTCTTACAGCTGGCGGAGCCCCAACCAGGCAGAATCTCGCTGTGGAATTCCTCTCTGGGAAGTCAAGCTTTTCCCGGCTCTGTAATGGGAAGGAACCAGTCATCTAAAGCATGATGCAGATAAAGCTTCTAAAGTATTTACAAGAAGCATGAAATTGTCAGCAGCCACTATCACATCTctgcggggggctggggggagcaggaggaagacCCCTTCATCTGGAAGGTgacctcccccccaaccccagctgaGAATCCAGGGAGCAGTTTTGTGGGGTTCAGCCAAACACTGGAAATGTCGACCTTGTCATCAGctgcctgggtgggggtggggaggcctgaggggggaaggggagaggagggaggggagaggcccgGAGCctgcaggaaggcagggaggagatGGAGAGATGTAGACTGAGTCATCACATTGACAccaagggggagggggctgtttgGGAGGAGATGGAGAGATGTAGACTGAGTCATTACATTGACAccaagggggagggggctgtttttCGTCCTGTGCTGTCACCCCCCTGTCACCCTGTGCCTTTAGGAAAGTGTGTCACACACACTAACTGCAGGTCTCTAGTGGTTTACAGCACAGATGAGGAGGGACTAGTGGTCACAGTGGCAGGGCGTGGGTCACACCTGCAAAAAGGTGACAgtctcatggggcacctgggtggctcagttggttaagcatccgactccagctcaggtcatgatctcacatcacagttcgtgggtttgagccccgcgacgggctctgtgctgacagctcagagcctggggcctgcttcggattctgtgtctccctcgctctctgcccctcccccactcatgccctgtttctgtctcaataataaataaaaacataaataaataaataaaaggtggcaGTCGCAGAAGGTGGGGCAGCTAGAGGGGTCTGAGAGCTGGTCCAGAAGCAGGGACTCAGAGTGAGTGGTGACAAGAGGCCACAAGAGCCCCCTGGGACTCCTCAGGAGTGGCTCCGCACTTCCCGCAGCACGTGACATGGCGGTTTGAGCTCTCTGATCTGATTATTAAAGGAAAGTTACCCCAAGAGGATGGAGGGGTTTGTGGACGCCTGTTCCAGGTGTCTCCCCTCAGTAAGTGCTTCACAAATGACCAAGTGACGATGGCCCTGGTGGCAGTAGGGACAGCAGTAAGCAGGGAGAcgggagccagactgcctgggttcacaACCTTGTCCGTGTTCCTTTAGGAGAGTTACTTCACCTCCGCCCTTCAGTTTcgcatctggaaaatgggggcGCTAGCAACGGCTACCTCATGAGGCTGGAATGAGGGACAGATGAGTGAATGCCTATACAGCACTGAGCACGGGACAGCCGCCAGATTCTCCAGAGGAACAGAACCAGTAAGAAATGTAGATATGTCTTAGTCTGTGTTCGTGTTGCATTAACAAAAATACTACAGGCTGAGTGGCTAAAATAActatttattcctcacagttctggaggctgggagtctaaGATCAAGTCTGCACTGGCAGACTTAGTGTCTGGTAAGGGTTTTCTTCCAGAATCACAGGGCaccctgctgtgtcctcacatgatggggcgggggggaggggcaaggaccCTCTCCAGGGTCCCTCTTTGTAGGGGCACTAATTCCATGAGGGGTTCACTCTAATGACTCACCTCCCACAGACCCCACCTTCAAATACCACCACATTGGGGGTTAGGCTTCAacgtatgaatttggggggggtaCAACCTTTTTAGTCTCTTACCATAAGTCAGTCAGTCTGCAGTGATCACTGGGTATCCTCCTGGCCCCTTTTACTGAACGGGAGTCTGAGGTTTGCATTCAATCGCTTACCTGCCTGAGCTAGTTGCTTGCTGTCCTTCCTACTTCCTGTGTCTTCGCTCAGCGGGGTTGGAGGTAAACCTACATACGACCATGGACCATCACCATCGTCTCCACCCCGCTTCGAGGGAATTTCCCAGGCCCCGTGAAGATGGGAGCCCTGTCCCCTGCCACCATTGGCTGTTCTGCCCCCAAAATCCCTGAGGTGGCTTGGCCGGAGAGAAGTTCTTGCTGGCTGGGGCTCATGCCAAGCCACGCCTGTCCCCGCGCAGCTGAGCTCAAATCTGTCCCTGCTTGTACCTGCCCCATGTGGGCTTGGGGAAGGCTGTTTTGGCAGCCGGTGAGCAGAGGGCCCGTATCCCTGAGGCTGTTGGGGGCTGAGGGTGCGTGACTCAGTGTGCTTGGGTGGGTAAAAGTCTGCAGCCGAGAAAGGGCCAGAACCTGCGCGGGAGAGATTTTCAGCCCTGCAGACAGGCGGGCTCCATGCCAGGTAAGGGCTCAGGTGAGTCACCCCACTAACAGTTGCCTGAGGCTAGGCACAGCTGTCCTCCAGCCAGAGCTGAGAAAGTTCCAAGGCTCTTGGCTCTAGCTGTCCCTGAACTGACGTGGGGGTCTCCCACTTGCGGCTGCTGAACTCAGCTTGCTCCTTATCTTTGCTACTTCGGGAACCAGGTGCTGAAAGGACAAGGGACCACCTCTCCTACCATCTCTGGCCCCAGGGGAAGGCAGTAATGTAGCAGGTGGGCGCAGGGCGGGGCGGCATTAATTAGCAGCATATGTGCTAATGGGGCAGGGTCCTAAGGTCTCCGGAGAATGGGGGCTGTTCCCTCCATTCTGGGGGGAGCCCAGAGGAATGGGATGTTCTCAAAGTCCTCATGCCTGGGGTAGAGAAAGGGCCCCTTCTGGACCTGGTAGGGCACAAGAGGGGACAGGTTGCAGGTGGAACtgctggggggtaggggggatgggaggatgagaaggagagggaggggcaaggaatGATCGAAAGCTCAGCTGGTTTGGCAGTGGAGCTAAGGAGCCAAGGGTGGAGCTGGCCCTGACTGGGCAAGGGAGGGGGCTGCTGTGGCTGGAGACTGTGCAGGGCACCTACCCAGGACATCCTGAGACCCTGGCATCCATCCCTGCAGtgttagggagagagaggcagctggGCTTGGCTGGGCGGTGGGGGACAGGGCTGCAGCTGCCCACCCGTCTACGTCTCCGGGCTGGATGCCTCCCAGCGCTGCTCAGCTCACAGGGTCATGGATCACAGGGTCACTGAGTCCTCACTGGGTGAGAGGAGTGGCCACCTCTGGATGGAGCCAGAACACTGGGTTCTAATTCTGATGGCTGGGTGACTTGGGTaagtctcttgctctctctgagtctcaatgACCCCGTGTGGAAAACGAAACACCTACCTCTTAGGGgcactgtgaggattaaatgagaatgtAGAAAGTCCAGCCATGTCAGTTTCTCAGGGATGGAGCTGGGCAAGAGGCGGGGCTTGGAGTCAGCGGGACCCTAACCAGCTGGCCTGATGCAAGACTGGGCCCTGAGAGCCCAGGATCTAAGGACagaacctcccctccccctacccagGGAAAGCGCTTAGAGTCTCCTTGATCCCACTTCTGGTTCCCCAGCCCTTCTGGCTCCGAAGGCCTCTGTGGCCCCCAGAGTGCCTAAGGATCCCTGGGAGTtggggaggccagagaggggcATTCTTGATCTTCTGGGGCACAGCCTGGCTTTCTGGGAAGAAGGAGGAATAGCACATTCCTCCTAAAATAATTGTCCTAGAGCTATTTCCAGAGGCTCTTAGTGCCCAGGCCAGAAATGGCTAGTGATCTCGATGCCTGGGTACCTTCAGGACAAGCAGCACAGAGGCCCAGCCCTCTCGCTGGCTGCCTGCCCGCCTGCCCGGCCCCCAGCCCAGAGCAGAACCAGGCGGGGCTGAGGACCCACAAGGAAACTGTTGATACCATTTCCCTGGTCCACTGAGTTCTCCCACACCCCTCTTCCTGCTTTTTGGGGGGCCCTCTGatccctcctctgggctccctgtTTCAGCAACTATAACTACCCTACCCCCGGACCAAAAGGCCTTTCACCTTCAGTGGCTGCCGGCTGGGAGGGTCCACAGGGTCTCCGTGTAACAGCACTTTATAATCCTGGGTCTGATCTTTCAGAAACATCAGGTAAACCCAGACTGAAGAATCGTGAACAACGTGCTTGAGCTCTTCCAAAATGCCCATCtcataggggcgcttgggtggctcggttggttgagcattcatctcttgacttcggctcaggtcatgaactcacattctgtgggatggagcccagcatccGGCTCTGCACACTTTCagtttggagtctgcttgggattctctctctctccttctctctgctccaaccctgcttgcacattctgtctctttctctcagaataaattaataaagttaaaacaaaaatgtctgtctcacaaaagacagagaaaggctaAAGAACTGTTCCAGGCTGAAGGAAACCAAAGACACTGCGAAGGAAAAGCCATGCCCGCTCCTGGGTTGGCCCCAGTGCACGAGGAGGAGTTGCCAAGAGGAACATCCAAGGGGCAACCCGTGAAATGTATATTATGTGATCAGACTCCACCGCTGCCGAATGTCCTGTTCTTGGTCATTGCagttatggtttttttttttaatgttttatttatttttgagagagagagagagagagacagcatgagcagggtagggtcagagagagagggagacccagaatctgaagacaggctccagactctgagctagctgtcagcacagagcccgacgtagggctcgaactcacgaaccgtgagatcgtgacttgagccgaagccggacgctcaaccaactgagccacccaggtgcccctgcagtacGGATATGTAAGAAAATGTCCGGGGTGTCTGTTCATCCTTGGTGTAGGGACTACTTCATGCCAGCCTTCACAGATTGGATCTGTTCTTCTCCTGGACTAGAGACCTCTGCCATGCCCTTGGTCAGGCTGAGAAGCATCCTCACTTGATTCCCCCCTCTTCAATTTATTGGAGCAGGAGTTACAACAGCAGCACCTGGCATTGTTCAATCCAGATGCCAGTTGGGGTAGGAAGAATAATCCAAAGCCCTGGAACTAACTGGGTCCCAGTGGTCAACATAAGCTCCACTCAGTGATTGTAGATTCCAGCGAAATGAAGGAAGAAGGTCCAGACTTCTAAATGAAATGTTTCGCTCTAAAGCTGCTTAGAATGAAGGTCTTCCAGAAGCCCTCTACACAATTTTCCATGTATCCAGGAAAATTTCTCCTCTGAAATCATGTCGGTAGTGTTGTGTTAGGGTTTACACTGATCAATAAATATctgaaacttgaagaaaaaaaataaaagaaaatgtcccTGTTCACCCGGCATGTGGGAGCTAGACACCCAAGTGTTCAAGAGGATAAGATGCTGCTGTCTGCAACTTCCTCTCCAAATAGttatcactgtgtgtgtgtgtgtgtgtgtgtgtgtgtgtgtgtgtggtgataaGTGTGGCAGAAGCATTAATAATTTGTGGCTTCGGATGAAGGCTACATGGGGGTTCATTGTCTTGTGAGTTTTCAGTAAGCTtgagaaattttcaaaatataaaataaaactatattttcaatatttgagACAAGGGAATGATGGGAGGAGGCTTTTCCAGCAAATACGTACTGAGTGCCCCTCAGGGCCAGGGCTGGGTCGGGGGCACGGAGGTGCTGAGCTCTGCCGGCTGAAGAGTCCTCAGGCTCTGGTCAGAGCCCATCACGTGGTCGGCACTCAAGGCTGGGTCGCTGATCGCGGGCGGGAAAGGCAGTTACGCTCAAGAATGGGTCACTCGAAGGGAACAACCCTCTGGGGAGACTCGACAAATGTTTGCTGAGCCAGTGAGAAAAAGGGAAGTGGTTGGTGCTGGCCATGGCCGACGGGAGCTGTATCGGGGGCAGCTTAGAGCTCCCTGACTCTCAGCATAATTAAACACTAGAAAAACAAGGAACGCTGGAAAACATCCACCCCAGTCTCGTTTTAAAAATAGGGCCCATCTGTCCTGGACGGCTTAAAGTGGCACTGCCCTAAGGTAGGAGCCTGGCTGGGATGGCATCTGGAGGCCCCGCCCAGCTCCAGGATTCCATGATTCTATGACATGGCCAGCAGTCTGGAGTGGCGATATGAGTGTGTCCCCAGTGGAGAGCGACAGGAGGGCTAAGTCATCTTCCTCCTAAAGACAGAGTGAGCGTGGCCGAGGGCCCTTTTGGCAGATAGGGCTTAGCCAGCCAGGAAGGGAAGGGTGGTGCTCTGTGGGGGTCAGCCCTCAGTCACCTCCTGTATTTCTGGAGGAGGAGACAGGGTGGGGTTGGACCCGGGAGGGAAGAGGCAAGGGTCTGTACATTCCACGCGATTCAGACCCAAAGGACAAGGGCAGCTGAGGGCCGTGGGCTGGAAGAGGGGCAGGCAGCTGTTTTCTGGGCGGAACGGGCTCAAATACTGCTCTGTCCTCACTAGGCAGAAGTGGAAAAATAGCATCAAACTGGCAGTACtacggggggggtggggggggagaaatCAAAGCCTGCCTTCTagtgggggaaagaagagaattgGGGGGCCGATGGGGACGAGGAAGGAAGGACTACACCGCCCTTGGCTGGGACAGGAGGTGGGGTTATATGGACTGGGCATCTCCTTGGCCTGGTCAGGCCTTTGTCTCAGTGAAGTGCTCACATTTGGACCACAGGGAGTAGGAATCCCAATCCCCCTCCTCCTGTGGAGTGGATGAGGAGACCCTACTGCCCGAGACGGTCAAGACCAAATATCCTGGAAGGCTGTGACCTTACAACTCCAGCCCTATTGGTGGATTTGTCATacaactctcccctgctctcatttgGGATTCCTAAAGTCAGGATCAACTTAGGTATGGGGTCAGCAAGCACCCCTGTCCATCTGCTTCTCCCCATTAGTGCCCCAATCCAGCAGGCAGAACAGATGTGGTGAGAATTCTTTATTAAGAGACCACGAGGGAGGGCCAAAGTCACCCCAATAACAGCATTATGTTCCTGGGGTAATCAGACACAACCAAGACAGTACCTTGGCCCCACCACTTCCAACCTGTGTCATCTGAGGCAAGTCACATCACCTCCCTGAGACTGAGTTTCTCCATCTATCAATCGGGAGTAGAATAGTGACCACCTCCTTGATTTGTAGCAAGAATTACATGTAAGACACAAGCAAAGGGCTAGGCTCGGAGAGAGTACATATAACATCACAGCACTGATAAGATGCTTTCGTTGTTTTTCTACTATCAGGTGCATCGCGTAGTAGATGATTACACCCTGGAAAGGAGGTTTCTCTCAGTGCTTGGAATATCCCCATTAGAGATTCAGTCCTTGGCCTTTATGGTCTTCTTGCTCAAAAGGCAAATGAGAATTTCAAAATCCAGGCCAGAGTTCAGGAGACTGCCCCACTTTTCCAAAGGGTCCTCTGGCCTCAAGTTGTTCTCAGGGTCTTGCCTTCCTTCTCATCTCTTGCTTTCTGAGGAGTAGGGTGTCTGTTTTCCAGTCTGAAAATCCCTGGGGCCTGGGAAGAGGTTGAGGAGTAGAAGGGTGGTGTCAGCTCTCTGGAGCCAGAGGGGACACATGGGCAGAAAGCGTGCAGGGCGGCAGCAGACAGCCGAGGGGAGCTGACCCAACTGTCTTCGCCAGGCCTGGCAGCCAGCCTCCAGGTGGCTGGAGGCAGGTCGGCGCCACGAAGCTGTGTCCGCCCGGCCAAGACAATGTCTGGACGTCCAGTGAGCCGTTCCAACATTTACACCCGCTTCACCCACCCCAACAATGCGTCCTTTTCGGCCCAGGCTCCAGGTTGGCACCATGGCCCCAGTGTGAGTTGGGCTGACAGTGTCAAGCGCTCCCGCACCCCGCGTGGCTCTGAGGTCACCAGCTGTGGCAGCTCAGAGCAGCCTGAGAGCCCCAGGAGCTTCAGACTTCCAATGAGGAAAATCTGCATGGGCCGCCCCTACTACTCCAAGTGTGTAGAGACCAGCCACCTAGCAAACCGCCCCAAGGTGGCCAGAAATCCCTCTTGCCATGACGCCCCCTGCTACCTGCTCTGTAAGGAAAGTCCCTCAGGCCCCTATAGCCCCACCTTCCTGGACCAGCTCATCAAAGGCATCAACTACCTTGACAGATCCACCAGTGCCTTCTCCTCCAAGTCATCACTGAACCTGCCGCGGCTCGCGGCCACCTGCCTGGAGCGCGCCGCCAACTCCATCCATCTGGACCCCCCAGACCTCTCCTCCCCCCATAGTCACTCCAGACCCGTCACCAGCGTGGCTGCTTCTGACAACTACACCAGCACCTGCATGGTGTCGTCCACGGGGGGCGTCAACACTTTGCAGGGTGTGGATGGGTCTGCCCATGCCAGCTGCCCGAGCTGGCTTCAAAGCCAGAGCGCCCCACCCGCGCTGCCCCAGAGGCCGGGGATGAAGCTGCCCGAGCTCCCCTTGTTCGGCAACAGGCTCTTTTCCCTAGGTCGTCTGCCCAAGTTCTGGGAGGCAATCCGCTCGAGCTGGAGAGCCCCTGAGCCCATCTCTAAACCCTGTAGCTGGTGGTAACATCGACTGCATGATGGGCCCGTGTCCACGAGACTGCAGCTGTAGGAAATAAACGGTCTGTGGCAAAATGCTTCTTCCAAGGCTTAACTGGAAGGCAAGGGGCGGAACAGCCGTTCAGATTGCGATGTTATAAACTCAGGGGGCTCCGGGGCCGGGAGGGTACAAGTTAATGGGTGAACTGGGCTGGGTGGTGGTGAGAAGGAGCAGTGGGGATGGCTGAGTGGAGAGAAAATACCTGGTCTAAACCGAGCTCTCAAACGGGTTGTTGCTTTTTCAGAAGAAGCCAGGAAGCTCATGTTTATATGCTCACAACAAATTCAAAAATGTCCTCGTGCTCTGTGGGCCC contains:
- the LOC115299430 gene encoding uncharacterized protein LOC115299430 isoform X1, producing MSGRPVSRSNIYTRFTHPNNASFSAQAPGWHHGPSVSWADSVKRSRTPRGSEVTSCGSSEQPESPRSFRLPMRKICMGRPYYSKCVETSHLANRPKVARNPSCHDAPCYLLCKESPSGPYSPTFLDQLIKGINYLDRSTSAFSSKSSLNLPRLAATCLERAANSIHLDPPDLSSPHSHSRPVTSVAASDNYTSTCMVSSTGGVNTLQGVDGSAHASCPSWLQSQSAPPALPQRPGMKLPELPLFGNRLFSLGRLPKFWEAIRSSWRAPEPISKPCSWW
- the LOC115299430 gene encoding uncharacterized protein LOC115299430 isoform X2 gives rise to the protein MRKICMGRPYYSKCVETSHLANRPKVARNPSCHDAPCYLLCKESPSGPYSPTFLDQLIKGINYLDRSTSAFSSKSSLNLPRLAATCLERAANSIHLDPPDLSSPHSHSRPVTSVAASDNYTSTCMVSSTGGVNTLQGVDGSAHASCPSWLQSQSAPPALPQRPGMKLPELPLFGNRLFSLGRLPKFWEAIRSSWRAPEPISKPCSWW